Proteins co-encoded in one Armatimonadota bacterium genomic window:
- a CDS encoding Uma2 family endonuclease yields the protein MSIKPRSTAEDLWRRGETDGRLELVDGEVVEMPPVGGVHGKVVGRLHRRLAEYMEERGSGEVVVGEVGFILALPYDPERVRAPDIAFIAAERLPDGRLPAGFVQGAPDLAVEVLSPSDSPIDVQQRVRDWLEGGARLVWVVTPQAATATVYRADGSARLLREGDTLEGEDVLPGLRIPLGWVFG from the coding sequence ATGAGCATCAAGCCCCGGAGCACGGCCGAAGACCTGTGGCGACGCGGTGAGACCGATGGTCGCCTGGAACTCGTTGACGGTGAGGTGGTCGAAATGCCTCCGGTCGGCGGGGTGCACGGCAAGGTCGTCGGCCGCCTGCATCGCCGCCTCGCGGAGTACATGGAGGAGCGCGGCAGCGGCGAGGTCGTTGTCGGCGAGGTGGGCTTCATCCTCGCCTTGCCCTATGATCCCGAACGGGTCCGCGCTCCGGACATCGCCTTCATTGCCGCCGAGAGGTTGCCTGACGGACGGCTACCAGCCGGCTTCGTGCAGGGTGCGCCGGACCTCGCCGTCGAGGTGCTCTCCCCCTCCGACAGCCCCATCGATGTGCAGCAGCGAGTGCGCGACTGGCTAGAGGGCGGTGCCCGCCTGGTGTGGGTGGTCACCCCGCAGGCTGCTACTGCAACAGTCTATCGCGCGGACGGGTCCGCCCGGTTGCTGCGGGAAGGCGACACGCTGGAAGGGGAAGACGTGCTTCCCGGACTGCGGATTCCGTTGGGTTGGGTTTTCGGGTGA
- a CDS encoding glycosyltransferase family 39 protein, whose protein sequence is MSGRLAVSLVLLGAVALRVWDLWRTSIWFDEAYSLFLAQQHLPELLRRLRTEDMHPPLYYAVLGLWIKLFGTSELALRLPSALMGVVLVGLTYLLARRLVDERCALTAAALVAISPFQLMASRDARMYPFLAVFALGATYALWLALDSGQRRYWVGYAGAVAAAVYTHHFAFLVLLAHAVYVAAYARHALRPWLAAGAAVAVAYLPFVPVLWVQLHHQRAWPIVRPPFGLSALADLVGLLSFGGELLGMGSYHQRSLLPLLGKLAVVLPFLLLLVLGIFSVPPRARAFLVSYLALPVAVAGLVSIKMNVFYDRYFSFVIPPYAILLAGGIWGIGRGAPELRRTALAAGAGLVVVVYSLPALGTIYYGPSPYDWRGAAAYVAERARPDDLIMYIPAFAYLPFDYYFSGPQVRAQLNPRELLPKGTTPRAEWLAKQQELHALAAQHPRMWIVATIPLGVEARLRFQELVRPYFVEREGRDFRWVYVFLWESKVYRPRAGRP, encoded by the coding sequence GTGTCTGGCCGGCTCGCGGTCTCGCTGGTGCTGCTGGGGGCGGTAGCCTTGCGCGTGTGGGACCTCTGGCGCACCAGCATTTGGTTCGACGAAGCGTACAGTCTCTTTCTGGCCCAGCAGCACTTGCCCGAACTACTGCGCCGCCTGCGCACGGAGGACATGCATCCCCCGCTCTACTACGCCGTGCTGGGACTGTGGATCAAGCTCTTCGGCACGTCGGAACTGGCCCTTCGCCTGCCCTCAGCGCTCATGGGGGTGGTGCTCGTCGGACTCACGTATCTGCTCGCGCGTCGCCTCGTCGACGAACGGTGCGCGCTCACCGCCGCCGCGCTGGTGGCCATCTCGCCCTTCCAGCTGATGGCCTCGCGCGACGCCCGGATGTATCCGTTCCTGGCGGTCTTCGCCCTGGGCGCCACGTACGCGTTGTGGCTGGCGCTGGATAGCGGCCAGCGCAGATACTGGGTCGGCTACGCTGGCGCGGTCGCCGCGGCCGTCTACACCCACCATTTCGCGTTCCTCGTGCTGCTGGCCCATGCAGTGTACGTGGCAGCCTACGCTCGACATGCCCTGCGGCCGTGGCTAGCGGCTGGAGCGGCCGTCGCCGTCGCCTACCTGCCCTTCGTACCCGTGCTCTGGGTGCAGCTGCACCACCAGCGCGCCTGGCCGATCGTCAGGCCGCCGTTTGGCCTCTCCGCACTCGCCGACCTCGTGGGGCTGCTGTCTTTTGGGGGCGAGTTGTTGGGGATGGGCAGCTATCACCAGCGGAGCCTCCTGCCCCTCCTGGGGAAACTCGCCGTCGTGCTGCCTTTCCTGCTGCTGCTGGTGCTGGGGATCTTCAGCGTTCCGCCGCGGGCCAGGGCGTTCCTCGTCTCCTACCTGGCGCTGCCGGTGGCCGTTGCAGGGCTCGTCTCGATCAAGATGAACGTCTTCTACGATCGGTATTTCTCCTTTGTGATCCCACCGTACGCGATCTTGCTCGCCGGCGGAATATGGGGCATTGGCCGCGGTGCGCCCGAGCTGCGGCGGACCGCGTTGGCCGCAGGTGCGGGACTCGTGGTCGTCGTCTACAGCCTGCCTGCCCTCGGTACCATCTACTACGGGCCGTCGCCCTACGACTGGCGCGGGGCGGCCGCATACGTGGCGGAACGCGCTCGGCCAGACGACCTCATCATGTACATTCCGGCATTTGCCTATCTACCGTTCGATTACTACTTTTCCGGTCCGCAGGTCAGAGCGCAGTTGAACCCCCGGGAGTTGCTGCCCAAAGGCACGACGCCTCGCGCGGAGTGGCTCGCCAAACAGCAGGAACTGCACGCGTTGGCAGCGCAACACCCGCGCATGTGGATCGTGGCGACGATTCCGTTGGGCGTGGAGGCACGGCTGCGATTCCAGGAACTCGTCCGCCCGTACTTCGTCGAACGCGAGGGCAGGGATTTCCGGTGGGTGTACGTGTTCCTGTGGGAGTCGAAGGTCTATCGGCCCAGGGCCGGACGGCCGTGA